In Microbacterium pumilum, the following proteins share a genomic window:
- a CDS encoding dihydrodipicolinate synthase family protein, whose amino-acid sequence MPRQSSATGGLTLLDPEGATSTAELAEAPSFTKPTEPLRSRIAYAAAHVVPQVWADNTPGQPADIDWDATLAFRRSVYSWGLGVADAMDTAQRNMGLDAAATRELIARSAEVAREEGGSVVVGVNTDHVDQDWIELDAIIDAYKEQLHFTEEQGAGPVLMASRHLARAAASADDYRRVYREVLASATAPVVLHWLGTAFDPSLAGYFGSTDWASASDVLLEIIGEHADKIAGVKMSLLDAAAEVSVRERLPDGVRMFTGDDFNYVGLIGGDTVGQGEGHSDALLGAFAAITPVASAAIQALDAGDPDRYLALLGPTEELSRQVFATPTFFYKTGVAFLAWLNGHQTAFQMVGGLHSARSLPHLSRIVELANVSNALEQPELAAERWHGMLRLNGVDA is encoded by the coding sequence GTGCCTCGACAGAGCTCAGCAACCGGGGGGCTGACCCTCCTGGACCCCGAGGGCGCGACATCGACGGCCGAGCTGGCCGAGGCACCCTCGTTCACCAAGCCGACCGAGCCGCTGCGGAGCCGCATCGCGTATGCGGCCGCGCACGTGGTGCCCCAGGTGTGGGCCGACAACACTCCCGGACAGCCCGCCGACATCGACTGGGACGCCACACTGGCGTTCCGCCGCTCGGTCTACTCGTGGGGTCTCGGCGTCGCCGACGCTATGGACACCGCCCAGCGCAACATGGGGCTCGATGCCGCCGCGACCCGCGAGCTCATCGCCCGCAGCGCCGAAGTGGCGCGCGAAGAAGGCGGATCGGTCGTCGTCGGCGTGAACACCGACCACGTCGACCAGGATTGGATCGAGCTCGACGCGATCATCGACGCCTACAAGGAGCAGCTGCACTTCACCGAAGAGCAGGGCGCCGGCCCGGTGCTGATGGCGTCGCGACACCTCGCCCGGGCTGCGGCATCCGCAGACGATTACCGTCGCGTCTACCGCGAGGTGCTGGCATCGGCGACGGCGCCGGTGGTGCTGCACTGGCTCGGCACGGCATTCGACCCGTCGCTCGCGGGCTACTTCGGCTCCACCGACTGGGCCTCGGCATCCGATGTCCTCCTCGAGATCATCGGCGAGCACGCCGACAAGATCGCGGGCGTCAAGATGAGCCTGCTGGATGCCGCTGCGGAGGTCTCGGTCCGCGAACGTCTGCCCGACGGCGTGCGGATGTTCACGGGCGACGACTTCAACTACGTCGGTCTCATCGGCGGCGATACGGTCGGCCAGGGGGAGGGGCACTCGGACGCACTGCTCGGCGCTTTCGCGGCGATCACGCCGGTCGCCTCTGCCGCCATCCAGGCGCTGGACGCCGGCGATCCCGACCGGTACCTCGCGCTGCTCGGTCCGACCGAGGAGCTCAGCCGTCAGGTCTTCGCGACGCCGACCTTCTTCTACAAGACCGGCGTCGCGTTCCTGGCCTGGCTCAACGGACACCAGACGGCCTTCCAGATGGTCGGAGGACTGCACTCGGCGCGGAGCCTCCCGCACCTGTCGCGCATCGTCGAGCTCGCGAACGTCTCGAACGCATTGGAGCAGCCCGAACTCGCCGCAGAACGGTGGCACGGCATGCTGCGCCTGAACGGAGTCGACGCATGA
- a CDS encoding LacI family DNA-binding transcriptional regulator — protein MSETTTERARSSAPTLNDVAVTAGVSLATASRVLNGSTRKVAETYRERVEAAAAQLGYTANVSAQATARGTSAIIALLVADIADPYFGQIAAGVARGADEAGLIVTIAITERDPEREARLVRALRGQRPRGLILTASRTTESSFPAAQAEFDALAATGGRVVALGPAAGAVRSIIVDNVSGARALGLALAAGGYRKAILLAADEGVLTSDDRTAGFTEGFAATGGEVLRVYRGGFTRESGYQLMSQALRDGVEPGTLVFAISDVVAIGAMSAVREAGRAVGSDIALCGFDDIPAGQDVTPGLTTVKVPLDDIGYLALRAAVDEEWDADATPLPLEVVLRDSTPLVPVA, from the coding sequence GTGAGCGAGACCACGACGGAGCGGGCACGTTCCTCCGCGCCGACGCTGAATGACGTCGCCGTCACTGCGGGTGTGTCACTCGCCACCGCGTCACGGGTGCTGAACGGGTCGACACGCAAGGTCGCCGAGACATATCGCGAGCGTGTCGAAGCGGCCGCGGCGCAGCTCGGCTACACCGCGAACGTCTCGGCTCAAGCCACCGCGCGGGGCACCTCGGCGATCATCGCGCTGCTCGTCGCCGACATCGCCGACCCGTACTTCGGGCAGATCGCTGCGGGGGTCGCCCGGGGCGCAGACGAAGCCGGGCTCATCGTGACGATCGCGATCACCGAGCGCGACCCCGAGCGCGAAGCACGCCTGGTGCGGGCGCTGCGCGGCCAGCGGCCGCGGGGACTGATCCTCACCGCTTCGCGCACCACCGAGTCGTCCTTTCCCGCAGCGCAGGCGGAGTTCGATGCCCTCGCGGCGACGGGCGGCCGAGTCGTCGCCCTCGGACCCGCTGCCGGGGCGGTGCGCTCCATCATCGTCGACAATGTCAGCGGCGCGCGTGCTCTCGGCCTTGCGCTCGCCGCCGGCGGCTACCGGAAGGCGATCCTCCTCGCGGCCGATGAAGGCGTGCTCACCTCCGACGATCGCACCGCAGGGTTCACCGAGGGGTTCGCTGCGACGGGAGGCGAGGTGCTGCGGGTCTATCGCGGCGGCTTCACCCGCGAGTCGGGCTACCAGCTCATGTCGCAGGCACTTCGCGACGGCGTCGAGCCGGGCACCCTCGTCTTCGCGATCAGCGACGTCGTCGCGATCGGCGCGATGTCGGCGGTGCGCGAAGCGGGGCGTGCGGTCGGCTCGGACATTGCGCTCTGCGGGTTCGATGACATCCCCGCCGGACAGGATGTGACCCCCGGCCTCACCACCGTCAAAGTTCCCCTCGACGACATCGGATACCTCGCCTTGCGCGCGGCCGTGGACGAGGAGTGGGATGCGGATGCCACACCGCTCCCGCTCGAGGTCGTGCTGCGCGACAGCACGCCGCTCGTGCCCGTCGCGTAG
- a CDS encoding IclR family transcriptional regulator produces MSESTASEPASAEERLVGADRVIAVLTELADHPLGVTLDELAGILRSSKPTVHRALATLRRAGLAEMTGRGVYILGDEYLRLAFRNLDGRPETARIQPLLEQLAAQFGETAHYAVLSGKDIVYRAKMDPPQGAVRLTSVIGGRNPAYRTGVGKALLSGQLLDLDQVIDWFGEFPLEQKTVNTLVTPEALLAELEATRRRGFGIDNQENEIGVNCVAIPIHLDGSTTPSGAVSVSAVTFRCPLEQLVGAVPDIRATIAQTLGPNALGVG; encoded by the coding sequence ATGAGCGAGTCGACCGCGAGCGAACCCGCCTCCGCCGAGGAGAGGCTGGTCGGGGCGGACCGCGTGATCGCGGTGCTCACCGAACTCGCCGACCATCCGCTCGGTGTCACGCTGGACGAGCTGGCCGGCATCCTGCGCAGTTCGAAGCCGACCGTGCACCGCGCGTTGGCCACGCTGCGCCGGGCGGGCCTGGCTGAGATGACCGGGCGCGGCGTGTACATCCTCGGCGACGAGTACCTGCGCCTCGCGTTCCGCAACCTCGATGGTCGCCCCGAGACCGCCCGCATACAGCCTCTCCTCGAGCAGCTCGCCGCGCAGTTCGGAGAGACTGCGCACTACGCCGTCCTCTCCGGCAAGGACATCGTGTATCGCGCGAAGATGGACCCCCCACAGGGCGCGGTGCGGCTCACGTCCGTCATCGGCGGCCGCAACCCGGCCTACCGGACCGGGGTCGGGAAGGCGCTGCTGAGCGGTCAGCTCCTCGACCTCGACCAGGTGATCGACTGGTTCGGTGAGTTCCCTCTCGAGCAGAAGACCGTGAACACCCTGGTCACACCCGAGGCGCTGCTCGCAGAGCTCGAGGCGACCCGGCGCCGCGGCTTCGGCATCGACAACCAGGAGAACGAGATCGGCGTCAACTGCGTCGCGATCCCGATCCACCTCGACGGGTCGACCACCCCGTCAGGAGCGGTCAGCGTCAGCGCCGTCACCTTCCGCTGCCCACTGGAGCAGCTTGTCGGGGCCGTGCCCGACATCCGCGCCACGATCGCCCAGACGCTCGGACCGAACGCGCTCGGCGTCGGCTGA
- a CDS encoding AMP-binding protein: protein MRLTDRPASDLFRDARDGLVALREDYPRALQEFAWPQIDGEFNWAIDWFDEVARGNHVPALVIVEEDGERTTRTFGEMAARSDQLGRWLLGRGVSRGDSVLLMLGNQVELWESMLALTKIGAIILPTTLAIGGDDLQDRLVRGSVSHVIAAGDHADKFDLLPQSVSGIRVGDGPRSWADYDEAFRTPAERMPHPGTLANDPLLHYFTSGTTSRPKLVEHTHVSYPVGHLTTMYWLGLRPGDVHLAISSPGWAKHAWSCFFAPWIAQATIFVYNYGRFDAERMLETIRAEGVTSFCAPPTVWRMLIQADLSAGAGVLREAVSAGEPLNPEVIAQVRTAWGLTIRDGYGQTEMTAVIANSPGQPIKDGAMGRPLPGCPIVLVDPVTGEQSDEGEICIDLSQHPTNIMTGYVGDAERNAEATAGGYFHTGDIASRDENGYLTYIGRTDDIFKASDYKISPFELESVLVEHPAVVEAAIVPAPDALRLAVPKAYVVLAAGVEPTMATAHDILLYARNHLSAYQRIRRIEFFDLPKTISGKIRRVELRQREERIARGEETAEEWRDDQIRDAPIEGEARS, encoded by the coding sequence ATGCGTTTGACTGACCGCCCCGCATCCGACCTGTTCCGTGACGCCCGCGACGGGCTTGTCGCCCTTCGCGAGGACTATCCGCGAGCGCTGCAGGAATTCGCGTGGCCGCAGATCGACGGCGAGTTCAATTGGGCGATCGACTGGTTCGACGAGGTCGCGCGCGGCAACCACGTACCCGCGCTGGTGATCGTGGAGGAAGACGGGGAGCGCACGACTCGCACCTTCGGCGAGATGGCTGCTCGCTCGGACCAGCTCGGCCGATGGCTGCTCGGGCGGGGCGTTTCGCGCGGCGACTCGGTCCTGCTCATGCTGGGCAATCAGGTCGAGCTGTGGGAGTCGATGCTCGCCCTCACCAAGATCGGCGCGATCATCCTCCCGACGACGCTGGCGATCGGAGGCGACGACCTGCAGGACCGTCTCGTGCGCGGTTCGGTGAGCCATGTGATCGCGGCCGGCGACCACGCCGACAAGTTCGACCTTCTGCCGCAGTCCGTGTCGGGCATCCGGGTAGGCGACGGCCCGCGCTCCTGGGCCGACTACGACGAGGCGTTCCGCACGCCCGCCGAGCGGATGCCGCATCCCGGTACGCTCGCGAACGACCCGCTGCTGCACTACTTCACCTCCGGCACCACGAGCCGGCCGAAGCTCGTCGAGCACACCCACGTCTCGTATCCCGTCGGTCACCTCACGACGATGTACTGGCTCGGACTGCGCCCCGGCGACGTGCATCTCGCGATCAGCTCGCCGGGTTGGGCCAAGCATGCGTGGAGCTGCTTCTTCGCCCCCTGGATCGCCCAGGCCACGATCTTCGTCTACAACTACGGGCGGTTCGACGCCGAGCGCATGTTGGAGACCATCCGCGCCGAGGGCGTCACGTCGTTCTGCGCTCCCCCGACGGTGTGGCGGATGCTGATCCAGGCCGACCTGTCGGCCGGCGCCGGCGTGCTCCGCGAAGCGGTGTCGGCGGGTGAGCCGCTCAACCCTGAGGTGATCGCCCAGGTGCGAACCGCGTGGGGGCTCACCATCCGCGACGGATACGGCCAGACCGAGATGACCGCGGTGATCGCGAACTCCCCCGGCCAGCCGATCAAGGACGGCGCGATGGGCCGGCCCCTGCCGGGCTGCCCGATCGTGCTCGTCGACCCGGTCACCGGGGAGCAGTCCGACGAGGGCGAGATCTGCATCGACCTGTCGCAGCATCCGACGAACATCATGACCGGCTACGTCGGCGACGCGGAACGCAACGCAGAGGCGACAGCGGGCGGCTACTTCCACACCGGCGACATCGCCTCTCGCGACGAGAACGGCTACCTCACGTACATCGGCCGGACCGACGACATCTTCAAGGCCTCCGACTACAAGATCAGCCCCTTCGAGCTCGAGAGCGTGCTCGTCGAGCATCCGGCGGTCGTCGAAGCGGCGATCGTCCCCGCGCCCGATGCGCTCCGGCTCGCCGTTCCCAAGGCCTACGTGGTCCTGGCTGCGGGAGTCGAACCGACGATGGCGACCGCGCACGACATCCTGCTGTACGCCCGCAATCACCTCTCGGCGTATCAGCGCATCCGTCGCATCGAGTTCTTCGACCTCCCGAAGACGATCTCGGGCAAGATCCGTCGCGTCGAGCTGCGGCAGCGCGAAGAGCGCATCGCCCGCGGCGAAGAGACCGCCGAAGAATGGCGCGACGATCAGATCCGCGACGCCCCGATCGAGGGTGAAGCAAGGTCGTAG
- a CDS encoding zinc-dependent alcohol dehydrogenase has translation MRALVVTAPRVASVQDVPDPVAAPGQLLVDVERVGICGTDVELYTGEMAYHEQGHTTFPIRLGHEWTGRVVAAGDAADQAWIGKRVTGDTMLGCGHCDYCLAGRHHVCPNRFEVGIRDGWAGALAERMLVPTRFAYGIPEHVSVTAAALVEPGGNSLRAVRAARVEAGQSVLVLGSGTIGLLATQFALAAGAEVHVGGVREGSLALARSLGVPNTWQLDELAASASDRFDAVIDATSNDAMPALSVRLAKPAGRVVYIGLSSTPSLVDTRDIALKDITAVGILSASPGLAGAIEHFADGSVVPDAIVSEVVALEDVPDRLEGRRGADAGPGPKVHVDPRLVG, from the coding sequence ATGCGCGCGCTCGTCGTGACCGCCCCCCGGGTGGCTTCGGTGCAGGACGTGCCCGATCCGGTCGCCGCGCCGGGGCAGCTGCTGGTGGATGTCGAGCGGGTGGGCATCTGCGGCACGGATGTCGAGCTGTACACGGGCGAGATGGCCTACCACGAGCAGGGCCACACCACCTTTCCGATTCGCCTCGGCCACGAGTGGACCGGCCGGGTGGTCGCGGCGGGTGACGCGGCGGATCAGGCCTGGATCGGCAAGCGCGTCACGGGTGACACGATGCTCGGCTGCGGTCACTGCGACTACTGCCTCGCGGGGCGACACCACGTCTGCCCGAACAGGTTCGAGGTCGGCATCCGCGACGGCTGGGCCGGCGCGCTGGCAGAGCGGATGCTGGTGCCCACCAGGTTCGCATATGGGATTCCCGAGCACGTCAGCGTGACGGCCGCGGCGCTCGTCGAGCCCGGCGGCAACTCGCTGCGCGCCGTGCGCGCGGCGCGCGTCGAGGCCGGTCAGAGCGTGCTCGTCCTCGGCTCCGGCACGATCGGCCTGCTCGCCACGCAGTTCGCGCTCGCGGCCGGCGCCGAGGTGCACGTCGGCGGCGTCCGAGAGGGCTCGCTTGCTCTCGCGCGTTCACTGGGGGTACCGAACACGTGGCAGCTCGACGAGCTGGCGGCGTCGGCATCCGATCGATTCGACGCGGTCATCGACGCCACCAGCAACGATGCGATGCCCGCCCTCTCGGTGCGGCTCGCCAAGCCCGCGGGCCGCGTCGTCTACATCGGCCTGTCGTCCACGCCGAGCCTCGTCGACACCCGCGACATCGCACTGAAGGACATCACAGCGGTCGGCATCCTCTCCGCCTCGCCCGGTCTGGCCGGCGCCATCGAGCACTTCGCAGACGGGTCGGTGGTGCCGGATGCCATCGTGAGCGAGGTCGTCGCCCTCGAGGATGTGCCCGACCGTCTCGAAGGACGGCGCGGCGCAGATGCGGGACCCGGCCCCAAGGTGCATGTCGACCCTCGTCTGGTCGGCTGA
- a CDS encoding glycerate kinase, which translates to MRVVLAPDSFKGSIAAADAAAALAAGWRAATPEVELVARPMADGGEGTLDAFAAAIQGSIRMPVTVTGPHGRPVAASWLLLPPTADAPDGTAVVELASTSGIELLAGDLLPLDAHSRGFGEAIAAALDHGVSRLVLGIGSSSSTDGGTGMLTALGVRFADAEGRPISLGVRGLDSVGSADLAGLRARPVGEVVVLTDVTNPLLGASGSAAVFGPQKGLDPAGVERGEAGLRRLAELLPADPATPGAGAAGGVGFGLLAWGARLVPGAAEVADLIGLRSALATASHVVTGEGSFDGQSAAGKAPTHVAALAAAAGVPVALVAGRIAPDADTSGFAASVSLTDLAGSSAAAMADPARWLREAGSALARSLSEG; encoded by the coding sequence ATGAGAGTCGTTCTCGCCCCGGACAGCTTCAAGGGGTCGATTGCCGCGGCGGATGCCGCTGCCGCGCTCGCGGCCGGCTGGCGCGCGGCGACGCCCGAGGTCGAGCTGGTCGCACGTCCCATGGCAGACGGGGGAGAGGGAACGCTCGATGCGTTCGCCGCCGCGATCCAGGGCAGCATCCGGATGCCGGTCACCGTGACCGGGCCGCACGGGCGCCCCGTTGCGGCATCCTGGCTCCTCCTCCCGCCGACCGCCGACGCGCCGGACGGCACCGCCGTCGTGGAGCTTGCGTCCACGTCGGGCATCGAGCTTCTGGCGGGTGACCTCCTGCCGCTCGACGCGCATTCGCGCGGCTTCGGCGAGGCGATCGCGGCGGCGCTGGACCACGGCGTCTCGCGCCTCGTGCTCGGCATCGGCAGCAGTTCGTCCACGGACGGCGGCACCGGCATGCTGACCGCGCTCGGCGTCCGGTTCGCGGATGCCGAAGGTCGACCGATCTCGCTGGGTGTGCGCGGCTTGGACTCGGTCGGGAGCGCCGACCTCGCCGGGCTCCGCGCGCGGCCCGTGGGTGAGGTGGTCGTGCTCACCGACGTGACGAATCCGCTTCTGGGCGCGTCCGGCTCAGCGGCAGTGTTCGGCCCGCAGAAGGGCCTCGATCCTGCCGGAGTCGAGCGTGGCGAGGCGGGGCTCAGGCGGCTCGCGGAGCTGCTTCCGGCCGACCCTGCGACGCCGGGTGCGGGCGCAGCCGGCGGCGTGGGCTTCGGCCTGCTCGCGTGGGGCGCCCGGCTGGTCCCGGGCGCTGCCGAAGTCGCGGATCTCATCGGCCTGCGCTCCGCGCTCGCCACGGCATCCCACGTCGTCACCGGAGAAGGCTCCTTCGATGGCCAGTCCGCCGCAGGCAAGGCGCCGACGCACGTCGCCGCGCTCGCCGCGGCTGCGGGCGTCCCTGTCGCGCTCGTCGCGGGGCGAATCGCTCCGGATGCCGACACATCAGGATTCGCGGCATCCGTCTCGCTCACAGATCTCGCCGGCAGCAGCGCGGCTGCGATGGCCGACCCAGCGCGCTGGCTGCGCGAGGCGGGTTCAGCGCTCGCGCGAAGCCTCAGCGAAGGCTGA
- a CDS encoding aldo/keto reductase: MNRVATTPITLGASGLGERTGAEVLADALLESTVGNIDTSNMYAQGRSERHLGDAITRSGGIPTGKLIYSKADRDVVSGAFDGDRVRRSLDESLGRLGLDSLPLYQLHDPYTITFEEAMGPGGAVPALIALRDEGVIGAIGIASGTIGQVHEYVATGVFDVVLSHNRFTLVDRTAEPTFTLARELGMTVFNAAPFGGGTLANGASTYGYQEMPADFAAHLARVRALASEWSVDLAAAALQFSVGSPLIDTTVVGVSSLERLGALPSLIDSAVPDAFFDAIEKLGPPPASGND; the protein is encoded by the coding sequence ATGAACCGCGTTGCAACCACACCGATCACCCTCGGAGCCTCGGGATTGGGGGAGCGGACGGGAGCGGAGGTTCTCGCCGACGCGCTGCTCGAATCCACGGTGGGCAACATCGACACCAGCAACATGTATGCGCAAGGGCGGAGCGAACGGCACCTCGGCGATGCGATCACGCGTTCGGGCGGCATCCCCACCGGCAAGCTCATCTACTCGAAGGCCGATCGTGACGTGGTCAGCGGGGCGTTCGACGGTGACCGGGTGCGCCGATCATTGGATGAATCGCTGGGGCGTCTGGGGCTGGACTCCCTCCCCCTGTACCAGCTGCACGATCCGTACACGATCACCTTCGAGGAAGCGATGGGGCCGGGAGGGGCAGTGCCCGCCTTGATCGCGTTGCGCGATGAGGGCGTGATCGGTGCGATCGGCATCGCGTCCGGCACCATCGGGCAGGTCCACGAGTACGTCGCGACCGGTGTGTTCGACGTGGTGCTGTCGCACAACCGGTTCACTCTGGTGGATCGGACGGCCGAGCCGACGTTCACCTTGGCGCGGGAACTCGGGATGACGGTCTTCAACGCGGCGCCGTTCGGTGGCGGGACGTTGGCGAACGGCGCGAGCACCTACGGATACCAGGAGATGCCCGCCGACTTTGCCGCGCATCTCGCGCGCGTGCGGGCCCTCGCATCGGAGTGGTCGGTCGATCTCGCCGCAGCCGCGCTGCAGTTCTCGGTCGGCAGCCCGCTGATCGATACGACCGTCGTCGGAGTCAGCTCGCTGGAGCGACTGGGTGCGCTTCCGTCGCTCATCGACTCGGCGGTGCCCGACGCGTTCTTCGACGCGATCGAGAAGCTCGGGCCGCCGCCCGCGAGCGGAAACGATTGA
- a CDS encoding IlvD/Edd family dehydratase, which produces MVNHLRSAEWYEGNDRNAYIHRAWMRRGNPEDALDGTKPQIAIANTASDLTPCNMHLNEVAESVKQGVWAAGGVPYNLPVVSLGETQVKPTAMLWRNMAAMAMEEMFRANPIDGLVLLGGCDKTIPALLMAAASVDIPAIVVPGGPMLTGHFRGEALGCGTDVWRLSEEARAGTISNAQFMKSEQSMIRSKGHCNTMGTASTMAVVAEALGMTIPGFAGTPAADARLLSLSHDTGRLIVELVAAGRRPSDIMTKDAFLNAIIAVAAVGGSTNSVMHLLAIAGRLSIDLTLEDFDAAGSGVPVLANLQPSGTFLMDDLYRAGGLLALLTQVKDLFHPEPITVTGRPLVDYLVDHPVYDDTVIFPREAPMMEDAGIAVLRGNLAPRGAIVKPSAATPELLQHVGPAVVFDSVEDMRARIDDPGLDVTADSVLVLRGCGPRGYPGMPEVGNMPLPQKLLEQGVRDMVRISDARMSGTAYGTVILHVAPEAAAGGPLAFVRTGDIVTVDVENRILSFDVTDEELQSRSQTPASEAAYAAPVRGWAKLYVDHVMQADTGADLDFLVGASGDKVSRESH; this is translated from the coding sequence ATGGTGAATCATCTCCGCAGTGCCGAGTGGTACGAGGGAAACGACCGCAACGCCTACATCCATCGGGCGTGGATGCGGCGCGGCAACCCCGAGGATGCGCTCGACGGCACGAAGCCGCAGATCGCGATCGCCAACACCGCCTCCGACCTCACGCCGTGCAACATGCACCTCAACGAGGTCGCCGAGAGTGTCAAGCAGGGTGTGTGGGCCGCGGGCGGCGTGCCCTACAACCTCCCCGTCGTCTCGCTGGGTGAGACGCAGGTCAAACCGACCGCGATGCTGTGGCGCAACATGGCCGCGATGGCGATGGAGGAGATGTTCCGCGCCAACCCGATCGACGGCCTCGTGCTCCTCGGCGGGTGCGACAAGACCATCCCCGCGCTGCTCATGGCCGCGGCATCCGTCGACATCCCCGCGATCGTGGTCCCTGGCGGACCGATGCTCACCGGGCACTTCCGCGGCGAGGCGCTCGGCTGCGGCACGGACGTGTGGCGCTTGAGCGAAGAGGCGCGCGCGGGCACGATCTCGAACGCGCAGTTCATGAAGTCCGAGCAGTCCATGATCCGCAGCAAGGGACACTGCAACACCATGGGCACGGCCTCGACCATGGCCGTCGTCGCCGAGGCGCTGGGCATGACGATCCCGGGCTTCGCAGGCACCCCCGCCGCTGACGCGCGACTGCTGTCGCTGTCGCACGACACCGGTCGGCTCATCGTCGAACTCGTCGCGGCAGGCCGCAGGCCCAGCGACATCATGACGAAGGATGCCTTCCTCAACGCCATCATCGCGGTCGCGGCGGTCGGCGGATCGACGAACTCCGTGATGCATCTGCTGGCGATCGCGGGCCGGCTGAGCATCGACCTGACACTGGAGGACTTCGACGCCGCAGGCAGCGGGGTTCCGGTGCTCGCGAACCTGCAGCCCAGCGGCACCTTCTTGATGGATGACCTTTACCGCGCCGGAGGACTCCTCGCGCTGCTGACTCAGGTCAAGGATCTCTTCCACCCCGAGCCCATCACGGTGACGGGCAGGCCGCTCGTCGACTACCTGGTCGACCACCCGGTGTACGACGACACGGTGATCTTCCCCCGCGAGGCGCCGATGATGGAGGACGCCGGGATCGCCGTGCTGCGGGGCAATCTCGCGCCGCGCGGAGCGATCGTGAAACCGTCCGCCGCAACACCCGAGCTGCTGCAGCACGTGGGTCCGGCGGTTGTGTTCGACAGCGTCGAAGACATGCGCGCGCGGATCGATGACCCCGGCCTGGACGTGACCGCCGATTCCGTGCTGGTGCTGCGCGGCTGCGGTCCGCGCGGCTACCCGGGGATGCCCGAAGTCGGAAACATGCCCCTCCCGCAGAAGCTGCTCGAGCAGGGCGTCCGCGACATGGTGCGCATCAGCGACGCCCGCATGAGCGGAACGGCATACGGCACCGTCATCCTGCATGTCGCACCGGAGGCCGCCGCCGGCGGGCCACTCGCCTTCGTCCGCACCGGCGACATCGTCACGGTCGATGTGGAGAACCGCATCCTGAGCTTCGACGTCACCGACGAA
- a CDS encoding sugar phosphate isomerase/epimerase family protein, translated as MNAPDPRLSINQATLKYADLATALRVTADAGVQAIGLWREPVHEVGLATAAKLLTDSGLRFTTHCRGGFFTLPEGPGRRAAIDDNRVAIEEAATLAAAGAEGSTAILVLVAGGLPEGSRDLIGVRERVRDAIGELAPDAAAAGVTLAIEPLHPMYASDRAVVSTLGQALDIAADFDPSVVGATVDTFHIWWDPDVLHQIARAGREGRIATYQVCDWKTPLPADVLLGRHYPGDGVIDFASLTGAVLDAGYRGDIEVEIFNEQIWADAPQHVVQRTVETFGSAISPLLGAPVDSAS; from the coding sequence ATGAACGCCCCCGACCCTCGGCTCTCGATCAACCAGGCGACGCTCAAGTACGCCGATCTCGCCACCGCGCTGCGCGTCACGGCGGATGCCGGGGTGCAGGCGATCGGCCTGTGGCGCGAGCCCGTGCACGAGGTCGGTCTCGCAACAGCCGCGAAGCTGCTCACCGACTCGGGGCTCCGCTTCACGACGCATTGCCGGGGCGGATTCTTCACGCTGCCGGAAGGCCCAGGGCGCCGTGCCGCGATCGACGACAACCGCGTGGCGATCGAAGAAGCCGCGACCCTCGCCGCCGCCGGTGCCGAGGGGTCGACCGCCATCCTCGTGCTCGTGGCCGGTGGACTGCCCGAGGGCTCACGCGACCTGATCGGAGTCCGCGAGCGCGTGCGCGACGCGATCGGCGAACTGGCGCCGGATGCCGCGGCCGCGGGCGTGACGCTCGCGATCGAGCCGCTGCATCCGATGTATGCGTCCGACCGTGCGGTCGTCTCGACGCTCGGCCAGGCGCTCGACATCGCCGCGGACTTCGACCCATCCGTGGTCGGCGCGACCGTCGACACGTTCCACATCTGGTGGGATCCCGACGTGCTGCACCAGATCGCCCGGGCCGGGCGAGAGGGCCGCATCGCGACCTACCAGGTGTGCGACTGGAAGACGCCGCTGCCGGCCGACGTCCTGCTCGGGCGGCACTATCCGGGAGACGGCGTCATCGACTTCGCCTCGCTCACCGGCGCTGTGCTCGACGCGGGCTATCGCGGCGATATCGAGGTGGAGATCTTCAACGAGCAGATCTGGGCGGACGCGCCGCAGCACGTCGTGCAGCGCACGGTCGAGACCTTCGGCTCGGCGATCTCGCCGCTCCTGGGCGCGCCCGTAGACTCTGCCTCGTGA